Proteins co-encoded in one Elusimicrobiota bacterium genomic window:
- a CDS encoding monovalent cation/H(+) antiporter subunit G — protein VRFTDFHTRAQIVAKSVPFGISIILLGVFVYLGFDEMGIRALIAILLLLFLVPVISYAISTAIKNVKCKM, from the coding sequence TTGTTCGGTTCACTGATTTTCATACTCGTGCACAGATTGTTGCAAAATCAGTCCCGTTTGGCATATCTATTATTCTGTTGGGTGTATTTGTATATCTTGGGTTTGATGAAATGGGAATAAGAGCACTGATTGCGATTCTGCTGCTTTTGTTCCTTGTACCGGTAATCAGTTATGCAATATCAACAGCAATCAAAAATGTAAAATGTAAAATGTAA